GATGGTGTCGGCAACGGTCAGCTTGCGGTTGCCGATGCGGGTATCGAACTCCAACGTCTCCTGGAACATCGGGCCCAGGTAGGCCAGGTGGGTGGCGAAGCCCAGGTACTCCTTGGTGATCTGGAATTCCATGATCAGCGGTGTCTTCGGCATGGCGCCGAACATCGGGTGGGCGGGTTCGCGCGGCTGGAAGTCGATCGCGCCGTTCTTCACCTGCACCAGCACGTTGTCGTCGAACTTGCCGTCCAGCGGGATGAACTGGTCATAGCCCTCGACCGCGCGGTCGTGCGCCTTGCCGGCCTTCGATTCCTCGGGCGAGGCGTAGACGAAGGCGCGCCACATCACGATGCCCTTGTGCGGCGCCACCGCGCGCGCCAGCATATTGGCGCCGTCGGCGTGGTTGCGGCGATAGTCCTGCGGGCCGGGCTGGCCTTCCGAATTGGCTTTTACCAAAAAACCGCCGAAGTCGGGAATGGTGCGGTAGATCTCGTCGGCCTTGTTCTTCCACCAGGCGGCGACTTCGGGGTCGAGCGGATCGGCGGTCTTCGTCTGCTTCATCTCGAGCGGGGTCGACCAGCGCACCGACAGGTAGACGCGGATGCCGTAAGGGCGCAGCACGTCGGCGATGGCCGCAGCCTTGGCGATGAAGGGCGCGCCCAGCACCTCGGCCTTGGAGTTCACGTTATTGAGCACCGTCCCGTTGATCCCCAGCGATGCGTTCGCCCGGGCGTAGTCGGTATAGCGTGGATCGATGATGTGCGGCAGTTCCCACCAGTTCCAGATCGACTCGCCGGCATAGCCGCGTTCCACGGTGCGATCGAGGTTGTCCCAGTGGTTCAGTACGCGCAGGGGCAGGGTCGGCTGCGAGGCGAGCGTGATCTTGTCGGCGCTAGTGCCCAGCTGCAGCTGGCGCAGCCAGGCGAAGCTGCCGTACAGCAGGCCGGCGTCGCCATTGGCCGCGACCAGGGTGACCGGCACGCCGTCCAGCGTCGCGCGCCGCACCAGATAGCCTTCGGCCCCCAGTTTCTTCAGCTGCGTGCGCACCGCCGCTGCGGCATCGAGGCCGGCCGGCAGGTCGGCGCCGCGCGCCAGCACCAGGGTATTGGCGCGCGCCCGCTCGACGATGGCCGGGGCCTTGCCCATCAGGCCCTGCAGGCCGCGCTGCAGTTCGGCGCGCGCGGCGTTTGTCGTGGGGGTGGCGGCGCCGAGGGTCAGGATGGCGTCGGCGACGCCTGCGCGCTGGGCGTCGGGAAGGGGTTGATAGCGCAACCACAGCTGGTAGCCATCTTCCGCGGCGGCATGGGTCGGCAAGCACAGCAGCATGCCGAGAAGAAACGCGGTCCAAAGCCGCCCGAAAAGTCGCTGCATAGATTGTCTCCGTTGTTTTTTGGTCTCGAATGTTTGTTTTGTATCATTCGAGTGCAAGAATGTTAGCGCGAACCTTTTCGATTTGAAAGCGTTTTATTGGACTGCCCACTGTGGAAGTAGGGGCTGCGACAGGCCGTGCAGGGGCTGGAGGGGCGGAATTCAATAGCGCTACCATTCGCGCTTTACCAACGTTCGGAATATTTTGTTGACAATCATTATTTTTGACCAGTAGACTGGGATGGTTGCGATAACATTCGTGTTAGTAGAAATGTTCGCAATCAGTGCTCGAAGTAAAAAAATAACGAGGAGATAAGCATGCAACACACCGACGTCACCGCACGTCCGGCCCTGCCATGTGGCGGCCGCATCCCCCGAATATCCGCTCCGGCCGTCAGGCCGGCGTCACCGACCCCGCGCCGAGCGCGTCCCACGGGGTCGGTCCAGGACTGACCTGCCTACCCATCAGACAACCGTAGAAGGTTGCTTACCTAGAAATAGAAAACCATCAGGAGACATTGAATGACTCGACATGCTCAACAACAAGGTGTAGCACGCCGGCGCCAGTGGGCGCTCGGCCTGACCGTACTGGCCGGCCTGGTCCACCAGGCCTATGCGCAGGACACGACTGCGACGACGACGACCGGCACCACCCCGGATGCCGCCGTCAGCGTGGTGAAGGTGACCGGCTACCGCGGCAGCCTGCTGGCGTCCGCCCGCGACAAGAAAGAAGCGGTCGGATTCCAGGACACCATCAGTTCGGAAGACATGGGTAAATTCCCGGACAAGAACATCGCCGAATCGCTGGCCCGCATCCCGGGCGTCCAGATTTCGCGCGACGTGACGGGCGAGGGCATGAACGTCCAGATCCGCGGCCTGGGATCGAGCTTCACCAAGGTCTTGCTGAACAATGCGCAGATCGCGGTCGCTTCGTCGGGCCCGATCGACGGCGCCAGCACCAACCGCGAGATCGACCTCGACCTGCTGCCGACCGAACTGTTCACCAAGCTGACCGTCAGCAAGAGCCCGAATGCTTCGCAGCTCGAGGGCGGCGCGGCCGGTGTCGTCAACCTGCGCAGCGCCCGTCCGTTCGACAAGGAAGGCGCCTACGTCGTCTACAATGCGACCGCGCAGAAGCAGGAAATCGCCAACGACGTCGGCGGCCGCGGTTCGATCCTGGCCAGCAAGACCTGGGGCGACAAGTTCGGTATCCTGGGCGGCGTATATTACAACCGCCAGAAAGCCCGCACCACCGGCTACGAGACGGTCGGCCTGACCAATGCCAACCTGTCGGCGGCGCAGAACGGCCTGCCGTCGCGTAACAATACCGGCGGCGGCAACTGGACGATTCCGGCCACCGTGCCGAATGGCGCCGGCGCGGGCCTGATCCCGGGCACCGTCATTAACCAGGCCTTCCTGGAAAGCCGCAACCCGGGCACCAGCATCACCGCGATCGACAACGCGCTGGTGCCGCGCCTCGGCCGCTACATGGACTACTATGGCAACCGCGACAAGGCCGCGGCTATCCTCAGCGCCGAATACCGTCCGACCGAGAACCTGCACTTCTACGTCGACACGCTGTACAGCGAAAAAGACGACGACATGGCGCGCATCGCCTACACCTGGGCCATGCGCAACGAGTTCGCCATCCCGCTCGACATGAAAGTCGACCGCGCCGACTGCAGCGCCGGTTGTACGGCCACCAGCGGCACCTTCGCCAATGCGCGCTACTTCATCGAATACGGCCCGCGTCGCGACAAGACCAAGCTCAAGGGCATCAATCCAGGGATGACCTGGCAGATCGCCCCGACCCTGAAGCTCGAAGCGCAGGCCAATGCGACCAAGTCGGACTTCTCGCACGAAGCGCCGACCGTCATGCCGATCACCGCGGCCGGCAGCGGCCTGGTGGCGAGCTATGACGCCACCAATGGCGGCGTGCCCAGCATCACCTTCAACAATGACGTGAACAACCCGGCCAACCTCGGGTGGGCCGGCGGCCGCGTCAACATCCAGAACGAGTTGCGCGAAACCAGCACCAAGGGCTTCCATACCGACCTGACCTGGGGCGACAACAAGCTGAACCTGAAGCTGGGTTATGCCTACGACGACATCGACCGCCGTATCCGCGGCCAGGACAACTCGGCCGCCTGGCAGGCTGCGGTGTGCGGCAACAATCCGAGCGTGTTCCTGCAAGGCCCGAACGGCGCGCCGCCGTGCGACGGCGCCAACACGCCAGGCGCCAGCGCCGCCGCGCTCTATCCTGGCTATGGCACCGGCTTCACCGCCGGCCAGAACACGCCGCTGACCTATGGCGGCTCGCTGATCCCGGCCAACGCGCTGGCCGGCTACCTGGTGCCCGGCGAGTACGGCCGCCTGGTGGTCGACTGGGACCGCTTTAAAAAGGATTCGAACTACGACTACTACAACACGACGGCGCCGGATTCGACCAGTTCGTCGACCGGGGCGAGCGCCGGCTATATGCGCGAGAAGACCTCGGGCTTCTACACCGAGATCAACGGCTCGAC
This portion of the Telluria beijingensis genome encodes:
- a CDS encoding TonB-dependent receptor, which codes for MTRHAQQQGVARRRQWALGLTVLAGLVHQAYAQDTTATTTTGTTPDAAVSVVKVTGYRGSLLASARDKKEAVGFQDTISSEDMGKFPDKNIAESLARIPGVQISRDVTGEGMNVQIRGLGSSFTKVLLNNAQIAVASSGPIDGASTNREIDLDLLPTELFTKLTVSKSPNASQLEGGAAGVVNLRSARPFDKEGAYVVYNATAQKQEIANDVGGRGSILASKTWGDKFGILGGVYYNRQKARTTGYETVGLTNANLSAAQNGLPSRNNTGGGNWTIPATVPNGAGAGLIPGTVINQAFLESRNPGTSITAIDNALVPRLGRYMDYYGNRDKAAAILSAEYRPTENLHFYVDTLYSEKDDDMARIAYTWAMRNEFAIPLDMKVDRADCSAGCTATSGTFANARYFIEYGPRRDKTKLKGINPGMTWQIAPTLKLEAQANATKSDFSHEAPTVMPITAAGSGLVASYDATNGGVPSITFNNDVNNPANLGWAGGRVNIQNELRETSTKGFHTDLTWGDNKLNLKLGYAYDDIDRRIRGQDNSAAWQAAVCGNNPSVFLQGPNGAPPCDGANTPGASAAALYPGYGTGFTAGQNTPLTYGGSLIPANALAGYLVPGEYGRLVVDWDRFKKDSNYDYYNTTAPDSTSSSTGASAGYMREKTSGFYTEINGSTLLANMPFRYNAGVRYVRTKQEVGSLNSFSDPRNASLTLNGSKYPNATQWQYVDNTYNNTLPSGTAALTVANNVIVRAAASKSMTRANPNSLRPGINFSSVSADVGTIGSPELTPYISKNLDFGVDWYTGGEGYVSLTVFQKKLKGFTVIENRTLPFSALEQYGVTYANLIPNQQAAIDARGGPGAATVVMSQERNAGGILRIRGLEIGWVQPLDRFLPIKGFGFSETATLINQNASGEGTNGFVALNVPRKSNNFGVYYENHGFMARFSHTYREGSQAANGGQNGIAAAALYGRAYKQADFSSSVDLEQVLDRDGWPTITFDVVNINKAKRDSYFQFESAQFGFYDPGRTFQLGIRGQF
- a CDS encoding alpha-glucuronidase family glycosyl hydrolase, encoding MQRLFGRLWTAFLLGMLLCLPTHAAAEDGYQLWLRYQPLPDAQRAGVADAILTLGAATPTTNAARAELQRGLQGLMGKAPAIVERARANTLVLARGADLPAGLDAAAAVRTQLKKLGAEGYLVRRATLDGVPVTLVAANGDAGLLYGSFAWLRQLQLGTSADKITLASQPTLPLRVLNHWDNLDRTVERGYAGESIWNWWELPHIIDPRYTDYARANASLGINGTVLNNVNSKAEVLGAPFIAKAAAIADVLRPYGIRVYLSVRWSTPLEMKQTKTADPLDPEVAAWWKNKADEIYRTIPDFGGFLVKANSEGQPGPQDYRRNHADGANMLARAVAPHKGIVMWRAFVYASPEESKAGKAHDRAVEGYDQFIPLDGKFDDNVLVQVKNGAIDFQPREPAHPMFGAMPKTPLIMEFQITKEYLGFATHLAYLGPMFQETLEFDTRIGNRKLTVADTIQGKQGRVGGIAGVANIGSSRSWSGSIFDQANWYMYGRMAWDQGLDSRAIAREWTAQTFSPDARLLDPVVNLMMRSREAVVDYMTPLGLNHVMGSSHHHGPAPWVDNLERADWNPIYYHRAARDGIGFDRTASGSNAVAQYAPEVARRFADPKTTPPQLLLWFHRLPWDYRMASGRTLWEELVARYDHGVAEAAAMQAEWQRLQPLVDAQRFADTAQRLAQQHAEAIWWRDASLAYFQDVSGLPLPAGARKPAHSLEHYKSIRFPYAPGI